In a genomic window of Methanobacterium alcaliphilum:
- a CDS encoding ATP-binding cassette domain-containing protein produces the protein MFLEVNDLSVDLGEFHLKEANLSLEKEDYFVLIGPTGSGKSVLLETIAGFYNPLKGQVILDGKDITDINPEKRGISIVYQDHILFPHMNVEENIAYGLKKNIKDPDLVKEKVLSIAKTLKIDHLLHRNPKTLSGGESQRTALARALVVEPSILLMDEPFSALDVRTQSSLTTLIKRVVKKYKTTCIHVTHNFNDVWNLAERVAVMKDGIILQQGRVKEVFSKPTHNFVAHFVGVHNIFEGQIVERKHSSITIKLNSDLLVYSADEEHLHDYKDSKTHYKILVAIRPENIIFSNETFQSSIRNQIKGIVKEIMEIGPTAWIEVDVCGIIFKGILTPSSLEILNIKKDKEIYLSFKSVNVKIIDSCDSFNAFDI, from the coding sequence ATGTTTTTAGAAGTAAATGATTTAAGTGTGGACTTAGGAGAATTCCATTTAAAAGAAGCCAATTTATCTCTTGAAAAAGAGGATTATTTCGTGCTTATTGGCCCTACTGGATCTGGAAAATCTGTCTTACTTGAAACAATAGCTGGTTTTTACAACCCTCTAAAAGGGCAAGTAATACTAGATGGAAAAGATATAACTGATATTAATCCTGAAAAAAGAGGGATAAGTATTGTCTACCAAGATCATATATTATTCCCGCATATGAATGTAGAAGAAAACATAGCATACGGGCTTAAAAAAAATATCAAAGATCCTGATTTAGTCAAAGAAAAAGTGTTATCTATTGCAAAAACATTAAAAATTGATCATTTACTTCATCGAAATCCTAAAACCCTGAGTGGGGGCGAATCTCAAAGAACTGCACTTGCTCGAGCACTTGTTGTTGAACCCTCAATTTTACTCATGGACGAACCATTCTCTGCATTGGATGTTAGGACCCAATCATCCCTGACAACTTTAATTAAACGCGTAGTTAAGAAGTATAAAACCACGTGTATCCATGTAACCCATAACTTTAATGATGTCTGGAATTTAGCAGAGCGAGTAGCAGTGATGAAAGACGGCATTATTCTACAACAGGGTAGAGTAAAGGAGGTATTTTCAAAACCAACCCATAATTTTGTGGCCCATTTTGTAGGAGTACACAATATATTTGAAGGTCAAATAGTTGAGAGAAAACATTCATCAATTACAATTAAATTAAATTCGGATTTATTAGTTTACAGTGCTGATGAAGAACATTTGCATGATTACAAAGATTCAAAAACCCATTATAAAATTTTAGTAGCCATAAGGCCAGAAAATATTATTTTCTCCAATGAAACATTTCAATCATCAATTAGAAATCAAATAAAAGGAATAGTTAAAGAAATAATGGAGATAGGTCCTACAGCATGGATTGAAGTGGATGTATGCGGAATTATATTTAAAGGAATTCTAACACCTAGCTCATTAGAAATATTGAATATAAAAAAAGATAAAGAAATTTATCTTAGTTTTAAATCTGTAAATGTTAAAATAATAGATTCATGTGATTCTTTTAATGCTTTTGATATTTAA
- a CDS encoding DUF2097 domain-containing protein: MEEEVIKVDCDEAIGYVKENVNVFDEVELSYNRIFTAGEVLNVDTSKYYGEHGVKIMVSIQGDTVSSSVEIDLVELKDDLIEIRHIPKNSDKSVLLLIERCEMDEE; encoded by the coding sequence ATGGAGGAAGAAGTAATTAAAGTGGACTGTGATGAGGCCATTGGATATGTTAAAGAAAATGTAAATGTCTTTGACGAAGTTGAACTTTCATACAATAGAATTTTCACTGCGGGTGAAGTATTAAATGTTGATACTTCTAAATATTATGGGGAACATGGTGTTAAAATCATGGTTAGTATTCAAGGGGATACAGTTAGTTCGTCTGTTGAAATTGATCTAGTTGAACTAAAAGATGACCTTATTGAGATACGTCACATCCCTAAAAATTCTGATAAATCTGTGCTACTTTTAATTGAGCGATGTGAAATGGATGAAGAGTAA
- a CDS encoding DUF2097 domain-containing protein: MEEEITLSFDETVNYVKNNVKHYDVLEISYNRVFAPGEVLGIDTGCGELDECLIIKMQLNGETLNQVVDIDLHEIKGDLLEMRHVNEEKTTIIVVDD, from the coding sequence ATGGAAGAAGAAATAACCTTAAGTTTCGATGAAACTGTGAATTATGTAAAAAATAATGTAAAACATTACGATGTTTTAGAAATATCTTACAATCGTGTGTTTGCCCCAGGTGAAGTTTTAGGGATAGATACAGGGTGTGGGGAATTAGATGAATGTTTAATTATAAAAATGCAACTCAATGGAGAAACACTTAATCAAGTGGTGGATATTGATCTTCATGAAATCAAAGGTGATTTATTGGAAATGCGCCATGTAAATGAAGAAAAAACTACTATCATTGTAGTCGATGATTAA
- a CDS encoding formylmethanofuran dehydrogenase subunit C produces MLSVKTITFNQKQASTIALEMEEVIPDEIYTWEKADFEKYEVPIGNSRFPLTDYFDIEVEGDAESPDEVKMIFNGDLGRLKYIGCKMSGGEIIANGNVDLHCGAEMSGGYILVNGDAQAHAGREMTGGFLEIKGNTKEFCGASYIGDWRGMTGGKILVHGNGGKQLGECLTGGEIHVKGNCDILAGIHMTKGLIQIDGDVNRWPGGQMKNGNIVINGRLGKLLEGFVQDGIVKDPEIDGKVFSGKYIKYTGDIALNGKGGLYLYAEKNRDKL; encoded by the coding sequence GTGTTAAGTGTGAAGACAATAACTTTTAACCAAAAGCAAGCTTCAACCATAGCACTGGAAATGGAAGAAGTAATCCCTGATGAAATTTACACCTGGGAAAAAGCAGATTTCGAAAAATACGAAGTTCCTATTGGAAACTCCCGATTCCCGCTAACCGATTACTTTGACATAGAAGTAGAAGGTGATGCTGAATCTCCTGATGAAGTAAAAATGATCTTCAACGGAGACCTAGGACGTTTAAAATACATCGGTTGTAAAATGAGTGGAGGAGAAATCATTGCCAATGGTAATGTAGACCTTCACTGTGGCGCTGAAATGAGTGGGGGATATATCCTAGTAAATGGAGATGCTCAAGCTCATGCTGGGCGTGAAATGACTGGTGGATTTTTAGAAATCAAAGGAAATACCAAAGAATTCTGTGGGGCTTCTTACATTGGTGATTGGAGAGGAATGACTGGTGGAAAAATATTAGTCCATGGAAACGGTGGAAAACAATTAGGTGAATGTTTAACTGGTGGGGAAATCCATGTCAAAGGCAACTGTGATATTCTCGCTGGTATTCATATGACCAAAGGTTTAATCCAAATTGACGGTGACGTCAATCGATGGCCTGGAGGACAAATGAAAAACGGTAACATAGTCATCAATGGAAGACTAGGGAAATTACTGGAAGGATTTGTCCAGGATGGAATCGTAAAAGATCCAGAAATTGATGGCAAGGTCTTCAGTGGTAAATACATTAAATACACTGGTGATATAGCCCTCAATGGGAAAGGTGGATTATACTTATACGCTGAGAAAAACAGAGATAAACTCTGA
- a CDS encoding formylmethanofuran dehydrogenase subunit A — MEYILKNGIVYDPANNINGEKKDVMFKDGKIVDNVSSDAKVLDVTDKIVMPAGVDPHAHVAGPKLVVGRLYRPEDSRKGVTAKTNVVRSETGFSIPNCAATGYRYSRLGYGTVCEAAMPPLEAKHTHEEILAIPNIDIPPLPLFGNNWFVLQLAKDGRIDELAAFISLWLKISKGYGVKIVNPCGSEAWGWGMNVHGYDDSAPHWDVTSREVVMALAKANEQLGLPHSIHIHPNDLGHPGNFPTTIETLDSVKDIQKNNPIRDQVMHCTHIQFHSYGGTSWRDAESGAEDVAKYINQNKHVTCDVGQVTLDETTTMTADAPMEYDLFKLSGLKWANKDIECETAAGIIPVIYSGKSPVNSLQWAIGLELFLMIDNPWQVALTTDHPNAGPFIRYPRIISWLMSNERRMEMIENKEVHNWVERRTALATIDREYDWNDIAVISRAGPARIHGFEDRGALTAGMNADIAVYDINPNDFDPSKNAAGVEKAFGNALYTIKDGQVMVKDGEVVSVKPSGTIWTNVVGYEDKEQKILDEIMPFFNKYYTVKFENYKVHDHYLHNPIEVKVQAGK, encoded by the coding sequence ATGGAATACATACTTAAAAACGGTATTGTTTACGACCCTGCCAACAATATAAATGGCGAAAAGAAGGACGTAATGTTCAAGGATGGAAAAATCGTGGACAACGTCTCTTCTGATGCAAAAGTCTTAGACGTAACTGATAAAATTGTAATGCCTGCTGGTGTTGATCCTCACGCACACGTTGCTGGACCAAAACTGGTTGTAGGCAGATTATACAGACCTGAAGACTCCCGAAAAGGAGTAACTGCAAAAACTAATGTAGTTAGATCCGAAACAGGATTCTCCATACCGAACTGTGCAGCTACTGGATATAGATACTCTCGATTAGGGTACGGCACTGTCTGTGAAGCAGCAATGCCTCCACTAGAAGCAAAGCACACCCACGAAGAAATCTTAGCCATTCCTAACATCGACATCCCACCATTACCTCTATTTGGTAACAACTGGTTTGTATTGCAATTAGCTAAAGATGGTCGAATTGATGAACTGGCTGCATTCATTTCATTATGGTTAAAAATATCCAAAGGATACGGTGTAAAAATAGTAAACCCTTGTGGAAGTGAAGCATGGGGATGGGGTATGAATGTGCATGGATACGATGACTCTGCACCGCACTGGGACGTAACTTCTAGAGAGGTAGTAATGGCATTAGCTAAAGCTAATGAGCAATTAGGACTACCTCACTCTATACACATACACCCAAACGATCTGGGACACCCCGGAAACTTCCCAACCACAATTGAAACTTTGGATTCAGTTAAAGACATCCAGAAAAATAACCCTATCCGGGACCAAGTAATGCACTGTACTCATATCCAGTTCCATTCTTATGGTGGTACCAGTTGGAGAGACGCAGAATCTGGTGCAGAAGATGTAGCTAAATATATCAACCAGAACAAGCACGTTACTTGTGACGTAGGTCAAGTAACCTTAGACGAGACTACTACCATGACTGCTGACGCACCAATGGAATATGATCTCTTTAAACTCTCTGGATTAAAATGGGCTAACAAAGACATTGAATGTGAAACTGCAGCGGGAATTATTCCAGTTATTTACTCTGGTAAAAGCCCAGTCAACTCATTGCAATGGGCTATTGGTCTTGAATTATTCCTCATGATTGACAACCCATGGCAAGTAGCTTTAACCACAGACCATCCAAACGCAGGCCCATTTATCAGATATCCTCGAATCATCTCATGGTTGATGAGCAATGAACGCCGAATGGAAATGATTGAAAATAAAGAAGTGCACAATTGGGTAGAACGAAGAACTGCTCTAGCCACTATTGATCGGGAATATGACTGGAATGACATAGCTGTAATTTCTCGTGCTGGACCTGCAAGGATTCACGGATTCGAAGACAGAGGAGCTTTAACTGCAGGAATGAACGCGGATATAGCGGTTTATGACATTAATCCAAACGATTTCGACCCATCCAAGAACGCCGCTGGTGTGGAAAAAGCATTCGGAAATGCTCTTTACACCATTAAAGATGGGCAGGTTATGGTTAAAGATGGAGAAGTTGTAAGTGTAAAACCAAGTGGGACCATCTGGACCAATGTGGTTGGTTACGAAGACAAAGAACAGAAGATACTTGATGAAATAATGCCATTCTTCAATAAGTATTACACTGTTAAGTTCGAAAACTACAAAGTACACGACCATTACTTACACAACCCAATTGAAGTAAAGGTCCAAGCAGGTAAATAG
- a CDS encoding formylmethanofuran dehydrogenase subunit B — translation MAYEEPITDYDHIVENCTCAFCGCNCDDLEFLVKDNHIVGVRHACRLGASKVMEDMDQRLMVPMIRGEDGELEEVDWDTALNKAAELIAGAVRPVFYGWSETSIETMKEGIALGEEVGAVLDNQATICHGPSLQAVQNAGYPVLTLGEAKNRADMIVYTGSNAMNSHPRHMARYSTFPRGYFRQRGRFDRTVVTMDPKYSDTAKMSDIWVGFEQNGDYEFYNAIRAVLKGKELKQDVISGIPKEDVYELVEAMKNTQFGVVFFGLGLTHTLSKQRNIDIAINMVQDLNKFTKWVLMPMRGHFNVNGFNIFMSYEMGFPFGVDFARGYPRYMMGETNTIDLLTRKECDVFMVIAADPGAHFPSGANKHLAEIPVIQIDIHWGPSTEIADVVLPGSFVGVEVGGTSYRMDGVPIFMKKAIDKPETCRDDEWIVRELKERVAKIKQAQVASK, via the coding sequence GTGGCATACGAAGAGCCCATAACAGACTACGATCACATCGTAGAAAACTGTACTTGCGCATTTTGCGGATGTAACTGTGACGATTTAGAATTCTTAGTTAAAGATAATCACATTGTCGGAGTAAGACACGCCTGTAGATTAGGTGCTAGTAAAGTCATGGAAGACATGGATCAAAGATTAATGGTCCCTATGATAAGAGGCGAAGATGGTGAATTGGAAGAAGTTGACTGGGATACTGCATTAAATAAAGCTGCAGAATTAATTGCTGGAGCTGTAAGGCCAGTATTTTATGGATGGTCCGAGACATCCATTGAAACCATGAAAGAAGGTATTGCACTCGGTGAGGAAGTGGGCGCAGTATTGGATAATCAAGCAACCATCTGCCACGGCCCTTCCCTACAAGCTGTACAAAATGCAGGATACCCTGTATTGACATTAGGGGAAGCTAAAAACCGAGCAGACATGATTGTGTATACTGGTAGTAACGCTATGAACTCTCATCCTCGACATATGGCTCGATACTCCACATTCCCTCGAGGATACTTCCGACAAAGAGGAAGATTCGACAGAACCGTGGTTACTATGGATCCTAAATATTCAGATACTGCAAAAATGTCTGATATTTGGGTAGGATTCGAACAAAATGGTGATTACGAATTTTATAACGCTATTCGAGCTGTACTAAAAGGAAAAGAACTTAAACAAGATGTTATTTCGGGTATTCCTAAAGAAGATGTTTATGAATTAGTGGAAGCAATGAAAAACACCCAGTTTGGTGTTGTTTTCTTCGGTCTTGGATTGACTCATACTTTATCCAAACAAAGAAACATTGATATTGCAATTAACATGGTGCAGGACCTGAACAAGTTTACCAAATGGGTACTAATGCCTATGAGGGGCCACTTCAATGTAAATGGATTCAACATCTTCATGTCCTATGAAATGGGATTCCCATTCGGTGTGGACTTTGCACGAGGATACCCACGATACATGATGGGAGAAACTAACACCATTGATCTCTTAACCAGAAAAGAATGTGATGTATTTATGGTTATTGCTGCAGACCCTGGTGCCCACTTCCCAAGTGGAGCTAATAAACACTTGGCGGAAATTCCGGTTATTCAAATCGATATTCACTGGGGACCATCTACTGAAATAGCTGACGTAGTACTCCCTGGCTCATTTGTAGGTGTAGAAGTTGGCGGTACTAGTTACCGTATGGATGGTGTTCCAATATTCATGAAGAAGGCTATCGATAAACCTGAAACCTGCCGAGATGATGAGTGGATTGTCAGAGAACTCAAAGAAAGAGTAGCGAAAATCAAGCAGGCACAAGTGGCCAGTAAATAA
- a CDS encoding molybdopterin dinucleotide binding domain-containing protein — MTYVDKPAVPRVVKFDEPTATKRDKLDVMLNTGSDIYQGACKKRGSTLKDEYRKVSGVAYMDPKDMAKLGVNNWDSVLVTSDWGEVVVSAVHSRDAPHEGTIFIPKGPWANVVVSADTYCCCDPTYKGIMCTVERSDKEVLLMADLMRSVYKKYVDDDDDEGIEKLESLGEMPVYKKL; from the coding sequence ATGACTTATGTTGATAAACCTGCCGTTCCTCGTGTTGTAAAATTCGATGAACCTACTGCAACTAAAAGAGATAAGTTAGATGTGATGCTGAACACCGGTTCTGACATCTACCAAGGAGCCTGTAAGAAAAGAGGATCCACCCTAAAGGATGAATACCGGAAAGTATCTGGTGTAGCTTACATGGATCCTAAAGACATGGCTAAGTTAGGAGTAAACAACTGGGACAGTGTCTTAGTAACTTCTGACTGGGGAGAAGTTGTAGTATCTGCTGTTCACTCTAGAGATGCTCCTCATGAAGGAACCATTTTCATACCAAAAGGTCCATGGGCCAATGTAGTGGTTAGTGCCGATACTTACTGTTGCTGTGACCCTACATACAAAGGAATCATGTGTACAGTTGAAAGATCTGATAAAGAAGTTTTATTAATGGCTGATTTAATGAGATCAGTCTATAAAAAGTATGTAGATGATGATGATGATGAAGGCATTGAAAAGCTGGAATCATTAGGTGAAATGCCAGTCTACAAAAAACTTTAA
- a CDS encoding 4Fe-4S binding protein, with the protein MELKVNQDNCLGCGVCVVACPVNVSISPEVEGGHGPKTEEVIMMVENGVIKLFSDDKCTKCGTCQVFCPTDAIWLE; encoded by the coding sequence ATGGAATTAAAAGTAAACCAAGATAACTGTCTAGGATGCGGCGTATGCGTTGTAGCATGCCCAGTAAATGTATCCATTAGCCCTGAAGTAGAAGGTGGGCACGGACCTAAGACTGAAGAAGTAATCATGATGGTTGAAAACGGAGTAATTAAACTTTTCAGCGATGATAAATGTACCAAATGTGGTACCTGTCAAGTATTCTGTCCTACAGATGCTATATGGCTGGAATGA
- the fwdF gene encoding tungsten-dependent formylmethanofuran dehydrogenase subunit FwdF: protein MIANTKEVLDKDFDIKRSAEEERKLSFKDHICIGCGICEQACPVEAIELGDIGAIVRTDAELPKICVDEDKCVLCGMCSIGCPVDALEFTIDGTSIKEMDVYPHYISSAEIDDDTCIYCQACEVACPREAITVARELPERAKLVSGEIEIDKDTCVYCGICEEMCPAEAIAVNRDPENHDIVVDKDACVYCLICKKACPTNAIMAACRSCSYGEYDIDPADAVTTGSAFIDDELCVRCGWCEEVCPVDAAKVKKAFKGELAIDEDKCTTCGACVDICPCDVLSFPTDSAPGERTGKVAKDEEFCIYCGACGNVCPVDAIEVKRTDIDYTPTKSKSWKSKIESLKTL, encoded by the coding sequence ATGATCGCAAACACGAAAGAAGTCCTGGATAAAGACTTTGATATAAAAAGATCTGCTGAAGAGGAGAGAAAACTGTCTTTCAAAGACCACATTTGTATTGGATGTGGGATCTGTGAACAGGCCTGTCCTGTAGAAGCTATTGAACTGGGCGATATTGGTGCCATTGTGCGAACCGATGCAGAATTACCAAAAATATGCGTTGATGAAGATAAGTGTGTTTTATGTGGTATGTGTAGTATTGGTTGCCCTGTAGATGCTTTGGAATTTACTATTGATGGAACTTCCATTAAAGAAATGGATGTATACCCACATTATATTTCCTCTGCTGAAATCGACGATGACACGTGTATATACTGTCAAGCATGTGAAGTGGCATGTCCTCGTGAAGCCATAACTGTGGCCAGAGAATTACCTGAGCGAGCAAAACTTGTATCTGGTGAAATAGAAATTGACAAAGATACATGTGTATATTGTGGTATATGTGAAGAAATGTGTCCGGCGGAAGCAATAGCTGTGAATAGGGACCCAGAAAACCATGACATTGTTGTAGACAAAGATGCATGTGTTTACTGTCTGATTTGTAAAAAAGCATGTCCTACTAATGCCATAATGGCTGCATGTAGATCTTGTTCCTATGGGGAATATGATATTGATCCTGCAGATGCTGTTACCACTGGTAGTGCATTCATTGATGATGAATTATGTGTAAGATGTGGATGGTGTGAAGAAGTTTGTCCAGTAGATGCTGCAAAAGTCAAGAAAGCTTTCAAAGGAGAGCTCGCAATTGACGAGGATAAATGTACAACTTGCGGAGCATGTGTGGATATTTGTCCATGTGATGTCCTATCCTTCCCTACTGATTCTGCACCGGGGGAGCGAACGGGTAAAGTAGCTAAAGATGAAGAGTTCTGTATTTACTGTGGTGCCTGTGGTAATGTATGCCCAGTTGATGCTATAGAAGTTAAGAGAACTGATATAGACTACACTCCAACTAAATCCAAATCATGGAAAAGCAAGATTGAATCACTAAAGACATTATAA
- a CDS encoding 4Fe-4S dicluster domain-containing protein, protein MPKHIVSGLKYLTAVELRKRGLCQREIAQELEMDRSTVSHYLNGRNLSWNSIEIAQVITELCPRDFLLLTNSLVKDTEKTRTIVNICQTTHYQAVVKETCIGCGMCVDLCLMKAVILDDLKAQIDSNWCCGCLICMERCPTKSIEILEVNNDRKHERSPG, encoded by the coding sequence ATGCCCAAACATATCGTTTCTGGATTAAAGTACTTGACTGCTGTTGAGTTAAGAAAAAGAGGATTATGTCAGCGAGAAATCGCACAAGAGCTTGAAATGGATAGGTCTACTGTTTCTCACTATTTGAACGGTAGGAACTTATCCTGGAACTCTATAGAGATAGCTCAAGTAATAACTGAACTATGTCCACGAGATTTTCTACTTTTAACTAATTCCTTGGTCAAAGACACTGAAAAAACCAGAACTATTGTTAATATATGTCAGACTACTCATTATCAAGCAGTAGTCAAAGAGACATGTATAGGGTGTGGAATGTGTGTAGATTTGTGTTTGATGAAAGCCGTAATTTTGGATGATCTGAAGGCACAAATAGACTCCAATTGGTGCTGTGGATGCCTAATATGTATGGAAAGGTGCCCCACTAAGTCTATAGAAATTTTGGAGGTAAATAATGATCGCAAACACGAAAGAAGTCCTGGATAA